Proteins encoded together in one Solidesulfovibrio fructosivorans JJ] window:
- a CDS encoding response regulator, whose product MARILVVDDAAITRTMLRDILEKAGHTVAEAADGDAAVAAFRESPADMAFVDIFMPGKEGLATIKELLEMRPGLPIVAMSAGSTFTDTETLGWARSYGAKCALAKPLQAKTVLEAVAQALVG is encoded by the coding sequence GTGGCACGGATTCTTGTCGTCGACGATGCGGCGATCACGCGCACCATGCTGCGCGACATTCTGGAAAAGGCCGGGCACACGGTCGCGGAAGCCGCCGACGGCGACGCCGCCGTGGCCGCCTTCCGGGAAAGCCCGGCCGACATGGCCTTTGTGGACATCTTCATGCCCGGCAAGGAAGGACTGGCCACCATCAAGGAATTGCTGGAGATGCGTCCGGGACTGCCGATCGTGGCCATGAGCGCCGGCAGCACCTTCACCGATACCGAAACGCTGGGCTGGGCCAGAAGCTACGGCGCGAAATGCGCCCTGGCCAAACCGCTGCAGGCCAAAACGGTGCTCGAGGCCGTGGCCCAGGCCCTTGTCGGCTAA
- a CDS encoding tetratricopeptide repeat protein has translation MRMSEEAPPAASLDPVREEKLAIVALVNAGGRDEAERRADALALRLPQDVFGFSVSGTLRLTRGDAAGAVARLTRAAALAPDVADIRTNLGLALADTGDLEAAVACYDRALELTPDSVAALTNRGAALEAAGRHEEAAQSYRRALALAPGHAKAHYNLGNTLKARGRLEEALACYDQALAADPQYGFALISRGMILADLGLHAEAASCAKAALHLRPDQPEALDLLAGCLLAQEADPALAMGYVTHSLAVGEGIEAKRLFCACLRRLPPWKLDAAGLGMLGRALAGPWDRPEMLAGPAARVLEHDAQVGPCLRRAVAAWPEPVPATELFAPAGAAALAAHPLLARLLTAAPMPTVEMERFLTLARAALLTVAAQTPPDDLAEPAGLAFYAALARQCCINEYAFAVSEAEAGQAEALRRGLEEALAADRPLPALWVAAAGAYGLLGALVGADRLPGRDWPEPLAAVVDQQVGQPAIEARLRESMERLTPIDDEVSLRVRRQYEENPYPRWVRVAPVDAPVAFDAFMRRRFPLVAYTPLGRDDRLDVLVAGCGTGQHALETARRFRGADVKALDLSLASLGYAKRKAAQAGATNIAFAQADILRLGALDRRFDVIEASGVLHHLADPFAGWRTLLTLLRPGGCMRLGFYSSLARRGIVRARVFLQAKGYTATAESMRRCRQELLRLPPDDPLRQVLLCDFFSLSGCRDMLFHVCEHTTDLLEIKSFLHDNGLRLLGFDLDAAPLTAYRRLHPSDQPATNLSDWNTFEQQYPDTFIEMYQFWVQKKKRAGV, from the coding sequence ATGCGCATGTCCGAGGAGGCTCCCCCCGCTGCAAGCCTGGATCCTGTCCGTGAGGAAAAACTGGCCATCGTGGCCCTCGTCAACGCCGGCGGCCGCGACGAGGCCGAACGCCGCGCCGACGCCCTGGCCCTGCGGCTGCCGCAGGACGTCTTCGGTTTCAGCGTCTCCGGCACGCTGCGCCTGACCCGGGGCGACGCGGCCGGAGCGGTCGCGCGCCTGACCCGGGCCGCCGCCCTGGCCCCCGACGTCGCGGACATCCGGACCAACCTCGGCCTGGCCCTGGCCGACACCGGCGACCTCGAAGCCGCCGTGGCCTGCTACGACCGGGCCCTGGAGCTCACCCCCGATTCGGTCGCCGCCCTGACCAATCGCGGGGCCGCCCTGGAGGCGGCCGGACGCCACGAGGAGGCGGCCCAAAGCTACCGCCGCGCCCTGGCCCTTGCGCCCGGCCACGCCAAGGCCCACTACAACCTCGGCAACACGCTCAAGGCGCGGGGCCGGCTGGAGGAGGCACTGGCCTGCTACGACCAGGCCCTGGCCGCCGATCCCCAGTACGGCTTCGCCCTGATCAGCCGGGGCATGATCCTGGCCGACCTGGGCCTGCACGCCGAAGCGGCCTCGTGCGCCAAAGCCGCCCTGCATCTGCGCCCGGACCAGCCCGAGGCCCTGGACCTGCTCGCCGGCTGTCTGCTCGCCCAGGAGGCCGACCCGGCCCTGGCCATGGGATATGTCACGCACTCCCTGGCCGTCGGGGAAGGCATCGAGGCCAAGCGGCTTTTTTGCGCCTGTTTGCGCCGCCTGCCGCCCTGGAAGCTGGACGCGGCTGGCCTCGGGATGCTCGGCCGGGCGCTGGCCGGACCGTGGGACCGGCCGGAAATGCTGGCCGGACCGGCGGCGCGCGTGCTGGAGCACGACGCGCAAGTGGGGCCGTGCCTGCGCCGGGCCGTCGCGGCCTGGCCCGAGCCCGTGCCCGCCACGGAACTTTTCGCCCCGGCCGGGGCGGCGGCACTGGCCGCCCATCCGCTGCTCGCCCGGCTCCTTACGGCCGCGCCCATGCCCACCGTGGAGATGGAGCGCTTTTTGACCCTGGCCCGCGCGGCGCTCCTGACCGTCGCGGCCCAGACGCCGCCGGACGACCTCGCCGAGCCGGCCGGGCTGGCCTTTTACGCCGCCCTGGCCCGGCAATGCTGCATCAACGAATACGCCTTCGCCGTCTCGGAGGCGGAAGCGGGGCAAGCCGAAGCGCTGCGGCGCGGGCTGGAAGAGGCTCTCGCCGCCGACCGGCCGCTTCCGGCCCTGTGGGTCGCGGCCGCCGGGGCCTACGGCCTGCTCGGCGCGCTTGTCGGGGCCGACCGGCTGCCCGGTCGCGACTGGCCCGAGCCCCTGGCCGCCGTCGTCGACCAGCAGGTGGGACAACCGGCCATCGAGGCGAGGCTTCGAGAATCCATGGAGCGCCTTACCCCCATCGACGACGAAGTGTCGCTGCGCGTGCGCCGGCAGTACGAGGAAAACCCCTACCCGCGCTGGGTGCGGGTCGCGCCGGTGGACGCGCCCGTGGCCTTCGACGCTTTCATGCGCCGCCGCTTCCCGCTGGTCGCCTATACGCCCCTTGGCCGCGACGACCGCCTCGACGTGCTCGTGGCCGGCTGCGGCACGGGCCAGCATGCCCTGGAGACGGCCCGCCGTTTTCGCGGCGCGGACGTCAAGGCCCTGGACTTAAGCCTCGCCAGCCTCGGCTACGCCAAACGCAAGGCGGCCCAGGCCGGTGCGACAAACATCGCCTTCGCCCAGGCCGACATCCTGCGCCTCGGGGCGCTCGACCGCCGCTTCGACGTCATCGAGGCCTCCGGCGTGCTGCACCATCTGGCCGATCCTTTCGCCGGCTGGCGCACGCTCTTGACGCTGTTGCGCCCGGGCGGCTGCATGCGGCTCGGCTTTTACAGCTCGCTGGCCAGGCGCGGCATCGTGCGGGCCAGGGTCTTTCTCCAGGCCAAGGGCTATACGGCCACGGCGGAGTCCATGCGGCGCTGCCGTCAGGAACTGCTGCGCCTGCCGCCGGACGATCCCCTGCGCCAGGTGCTCCTGTGCGATTTTTTCAGCTTAAGCGGCTGCCGCGACATGCTCTTCCATGTCTGCGAACACACCACCGACCTGCTGGAGATCAAGTCGTTTCTCCACGACAACGGACTGCGGCTTCTGGGCTTCGACCTCGACGCCGCGCCCCTGACAGCCTACCGCCGGCTCCATCCGTCCGACCAGCCGGCAACGAACCTGTCCGACTGGAACACCTTCGAACAACAGTATCCCGATACGTTTATCGAGATGTACCAGTTCTGGGTGCAGAAGAAAAAACGCGCCGGCGTTTGA
- a CDS encoding P-II family nitrogen regulator, whose amino-acid sequence MKLVTAYFRPEMLNAVKQALYAKGIHGMSVTNIAGCGRQKGYTEQYRGVIVEVNLLKKLRLEVACADGKVADVMDAISSGAKTGKEGDGVIFVQDISDARRIRTGESGNGILG is encoded by the coding sequence ATGAAACTCGTTACCGCCTATTTCCGGCCTGAAATGCTCAATGCCGTCAAGCAGGCCCTGTACGCCAAGGGCATCCATGGCATGTCCGTCACCAACATTGCCGGCTGCGGCCGCCAGAAGGGCTACACCGAGCAGTACCGCGGCGTCATCGTCGAGGTAAACCTGCTCAAGAAGCTGCGCCTGGAAGTCGCCTGCGCCGACGGCAAGGTCGCCGACGTCATGGACGCCATTTCCTCCGGCGCCAAGACCGGTAAGGAAGGCGACGGCGTGATCTTCGTCCAGGACATCTCTGACGCCCGCCGCATCCGCACCGGCGAGAGCGGCAACGGCATCCTGGGCTAG
- a CDS encoding PAS domain-containing hybrid sensor histidine kinase/response regulator — translation MDAPGPGDTRHFRQFCDALPEAALLVDAEGRVRHANAGAVRLFGNVCGHSCPLPGPSAQDGGDREWADGGRLYHIRRIRLTAADGSLFFLDWIRDASELAALRGQLARCQRQFSTIVENVMEGVTIAVNGKLAYVNPFMERLTGYDAATLLARPFTTFLHEEDRDGVLTNHKRRLAGQPAPPGQVFRILTRRGEARWVQAVSARIEWEDAPASLSLLSDITPQRQAQLALAELIRDQESRIASRTASLREANRTLETANERLTREIEEHERTARKLTAARKKASQASKAKSIFLANMSHEIRTPLNVILGMADLALRPDSQGQVDHVRALEMIREAGASLRALLGDLLDLSRIEAGRLDLESIPFSPSRVLDAALSGHAVLAARQGLALEGHVASDVPETLVGDPGRLGQVLANLIGNALKFTPAGRIDVFVRRGDGDKEGGCPEPEVVTLLFSVRDTGVGIDPEKRKAIFQSFRQADESITRQYGGTGLGLAICRRLVGLLGGRIRVASRPGEGSEFSFTARFALPQPGQTAPAELGAAPGAGATAGPPLPPLDILLAEDSELSAEMLLTFLVPRGHRITRVVNGRAALDALAMGRFDLVLMDIRMPVMDGLAATRAIRDGRVEGCDPNLPILALTAHGATKDRERILAAGATDYLSKPVNLDKLLAAMARMTTGKGGRASPPAAPAAKAGATPPGGAEDVPFDAGRAEALENLGGDKDLYERLVTVFLRDTPRDLERLRVALVESDTEATVLVAHTLKGNAAVVGASPASARARMLEMAARQGLTDALPGLYDPLAAAFGRALEGFAAKGLKPASS, via the coding sequence ATGGACGCTCCCGGCCCCGGCGATACGCGGCATTTTCGACAATTTTGCGATGCCCTGCCCGAGGCGGCCCTGCTTGTGGACGCCGAAGGCCGGGTCCGGCATGCCAATGCCGGGGCGGTGCGCCTTTTCGGCAATGTGTGCGGCCATTCCTGTCCCCTGCCCGGACCGTCCGCCCAGGACGGGGGCGACCGGGAATGGGCCGACGGCGGACGTCTCTACCACATCCGGCGCATCCGGCTGACCGCCGCCGACGGCAGCCTGTTTTTTCTGGATTGGATTCGGGACGCTTCAGAGCTCGCGGCGCTGCGGGGCCAGCTCGCCCGCTGCCAGCGACAGTTTTCGACCATCGTCGAAAACGTCATGGAAGGCGTGACCATCGCGGTGAACGGAAAGCTGGCCTACGTCAATCCCTTCATGGAACGCCTCACGGGCTACGACGCGGCCACCTTGCTCGCCAGGCCGTTTACCACGTTTCTCCACGAGGAAGACCGCGACGGCGTGCTGACGAACCACAAGCGGCGCCTGGCCGGCCAGCCCGCCCCGCCGGGCCAGGTTTTCCGCATCCTGACGCGGCGCGGCGAAGCCCGGTGGGTCCAGGCGGTTTCGGCCCGCATCGAATGGGAAGACGCGCCGGCATCGTTGAGTCTGCTGTCCGACATCACCCCCCAACGTCAGGCCCAGCTCGCCTTGGCCGAGCTTATCCGCGACCAGGAATCCCGCATCGCCAGCCGTACCGCCAGCCTGCGCGAGGCCAACCGCACCCTGGAAACCGCCAACGAACGGCTGACCCGCGAGATCGAGGAACACGAGCGCACCGCCCGGAAACTCACCGCCGCCCGCAAGAAGGCGAGCCAGGCGTCCAAGGCCAAGTCCATCTTTCTGGCCAACATGAGCCACGAGATCAGGACGCCCCTGAACGTCATCCTGGGCATGGCCGATCTGGCCTTGCGGCCGGACAGCCAGGGGCAGGTGGACCACGTGCGGGCGCTCGAAATGATCCGCGAGGCCGGCGCGTCCCTGCGCGCGCTCCTCGGCGACCTGCTCGACCTGTCCCGGATCGAGGCCGGCCGGCTCGATCTCGAATCCATCCCCTTTTCCCCGAGCCGGGTCCTCGACGCCGCCTTGTCCGGCCATGCGGTGCTGGCCGCGCGCCAGGGGCTCGCCCTCGAGGGCCATGTCGCCTCGGACGTGCCGGAGACCCTTGTCGGCGATCCCGGCCGGCTCGGACAGGTGCTGGCCAATCTGATCGGCAATGCCCTCAAATTCACGCCTGCGGGGCGTATCGACGTGTTCGTGCGCCGGGGCGACGGTGACAAGGAGGGCGGCTGTCCCGAGCCGGAAGTGGTTACCCTGCTTTTTTCCGTGCGCGACACGGGAGTGGGCATCGATCCGGAAAAGAGAAAGGCCATTTTTCAGAGCTTTCGCCAGGCCGACGAATCCATCACCCGGCAATATGGCGGTACGGGACTTGGGCTGGCCATCTGTCGCCGTCTGGTCGGCCTGCTCGGCGGACGTATCCGCGTCGCCAGCCGCCCCGGCGAAGGCAGCGAGTTTTCCTTCACCGCCCGCTTCGCCCTGCCGCAACCGGGGCAAACCGCTCCGGCGGAGCTTGGGGCCGCGCCGGGCGCGGGCGCAACGGCCGGGCCGCCCTTGCCGCCCCTGGATATCCTGCTGGCCGAGGATTCGGAGCTTTCCGCGGAAATGCTCCTGACCTTCCTCGTCCCCCGGGGACACCGGATCACGCGGGTGGTCAACGGCCGGGCCGCCCTGGACGCTCTGGCCATGGGCCGCTTCGATCTCGTGCTCATGGACATCCGCATGCCGGTCATGGACGGCCTGGCCGCCACCCGGGCCATCCGGGACGGGCGGGTGGAGGGCTGCGACCCGAATCTGCCCATCCTGGCCCTGACCGCCCATGGGGCCACCAAGGACCGGGAACGCATCCTGGCGGCCGGAGCCACGGATTACCTGTCCAAGCCCGTCAACCTGGACAAGCTGCTTGCGGCCATGGCCCGGATGACGACGGGAAAAGGCGGCCGCGCGTCGCCGCCGGCCGCTCCCGCGGCCAAAGCCGGGGCAACGCCGCCCGGCGGCGCGGAGGACGTCCCGTTCGATGCCGGCCGCGCCGAGGCGCTGGAGAATCTCGGCGGCGACAAGGACCTCTATGAGCGCCTGGTGACAGTCTTTTTACGGGATACGCCAAGGGATCTGGAACGGCTGCGCGTCGCCTTGGTCGAGAGCGATACGGAAGCCACGGTCCTCGTCGCCCATACCCTCAAGGGCAATGCCGCCGTGGTCGGGGCAAGCCCGGCCTCGGCCCGGGCCAGGATGCTGGAGATGGCCGCCCGCCAGGGGCTCACGGACGCGCTGCCGGGCTTGTACGACCCCTTGGCCGCGGCGTTTGGCCGGGCCCTTGAGGGCTTTGCCGCCAAGGGCCTCAAGCCGGCGTCGTCATAG
- a CDS encoding glutamine synthetase family protein: MAVFHCKNADDVLRAVKDYNVSFVQFWFIDVLGVLKSFQITPRELENAFEEGMGFDGSSITGFTKIQESDMVAFPDPSTFQLVAWRPSDRPVARLFCDVKNPDGTPFAADSRYVLKRMLKKAADLGFTYYVGPELEFFLFANSTQPQILDYGGYFDAPPRDLANDVRRDINFALESMGVAVEYSHHEVAPSQHEIDLRYQEGLIMADYAQTYRVVVKEIARKHGCYATFMPKPLFGENGSGMHCHQSLFRGSKNAFYDASDVYHLSAEAKSYIAGLLRHAPEFACITNQWVNSYKRLVPGYEAPVYLAWARRNRSALIRVPMYKPGKEAATRIELRSPDPACNLYLCFAAMLGAGLKGMEEGYELEPPIEENIFKMTDEEMVAKGISSLPGSLREAVDHLEKSELMREVLGDHLHAALIENKKAEWDAYRTQVTEWEIERYLPIL, encoded by the coding sequence ATGGCGGTATTTCACTGCAAAAACGCGGACGATGTGCTGCGGGCCGTGAAGGACTACAACGTTTCGTTTGTCCAGTTCTGGTTCATCGATGTTCTGGGCGTGCTCAAAAGCTTCCAGATCACCCCCCGGGAACTTGAAAACGCCTTCGAGGAGGGCATGGGCTTCGACGGGTCCTCCATCACCGGGTTCACCAAGATCCAGGAATCGGACATGGTGGCCTTTCCCGATCCGTCCACCTTTCAGCTCGTCGCCTGGCGGCCGTCCGACCGTCCGGTGGCCCGGCTTTTTTGCGACGTGAAAAATCCCGACGGCACGCCCTTTGCCGCCGACTCCCGCTACGTGCTCAAGCGGATGCTCAAAAAGGCCGCCGACCTCGGCTTCACCTACTATGTTGGGCCGGAACTGGAATTTTTCCTGTTCGCCAATTCGACCCAACCGCAAATCCTGGACTACGGCGGCTATTTCGACGCCCCGCCGCGCGATTTGGCCAACGACGTGCGCCGCGACATCAATTTCGCCCTGGAATCCATGGGCGTGGCCGTGGAATACAGCCACCACGAGGTGGCCCCGAGCCAGCACGAGATCGACCTGCGCTACCAGGAAGGCCTCATCATGGCCGACTACGCCCAGACCTACCGGGTGGTGGTCAAGGAGATCGCCCGCAAGCACGGCTGCTACGCCACCTTCATGCCCAAGCCCCTGTTCGGGGAGAACGGCTCGGGCATGCACTGCCACCAGTCGCTTTTCCGGGGCTCGAAGAACGCCTTCTACGACGCCTCCGACGTCTACCACCTCTCGGCCGAGGCCAAGAGCTACATCGCGGGACTGTTGCGCCACGCCCCGGAATTCGCCTGCATCACCAACCAGTGGGTCAACTCCTACAAGCGGCTGGTGCCGGGCTACGAAGCCCCGGTTTACCTCGCCTGGGCCCGGCGCAACCGTTCGGCGCTCATCCGGGTGCCCATGTACAAGCCGGGCAAGGAAGCGGCCACGCGCATCGAACTGCGCAGCCCCGACCCGGCCTGCAACCTCTACCTCTGCTTCGCGGCCATGCTCGGCGCGGGGCTCAAGGGCATGGAGGAGGGCTACGAGCTGGAGCCGCCCATCGAGGAGAACATCTTCAAGATGACCGACGAGGAAATGGTGGCCAAGGGCATCTCCTCGCTGCCGGGCAGCCTGCGCGAGGCCGTGGACCATCTGGAGAAAAGCGAACTGATGCGCGAGGTGCTCGGCGACCATCTGCACGCGGCGCTGATCGAGAACAAGAAGGCAGAGTGGGACGCTTACCGGACCCAGGTCACGGAATGGGAGATCGAGCGCTATCTGCCGATTTTGTAA
- a CDS encoding ammonium transporter — protein sequence MAHRRNLYKMGAMAALAVLALPALALAQDAAAKPEFLSIMDGNTMWTLVAATLVMFMQAGFAMVETGLTRAKNAGNILMKNMFDFAAGSIAFFLIGYALMFGDDIGGFIGFSNFGLSHANTASPDGLWNYTYWFFQCVFAATAVTIVSGAIAERTKFIAYLFVSFVVTALIYPISGHWIWGGGWLSKFDAPMIDFAGSTVVHSVGGWIALAGAMLMGPRIGKYTADGVSRAIQGHNLPLVALGVFILWFGWFGFNPGSTTAATGNIGLIAVTTNLAACAAALTAMMTSWIRYGKPDVSMSLNGVLAGLVAITAGCANVSPMGSIIIGLCAGILVVLSVEFIDKVLKIDDPVGAISVHGVCGAFGTLMVGLLASPDFGGVAGLLYGGGMAQFITQVIGVGAVFIWAFGTGFITFSLLKATVGIRVTEEEELKGLDITEHGSEAYSGFQIFITE from the coding sequence ATGGCACACAGACGGAATCTCTACAAAATGGGCGCGATGGCGGCCCTGGCCGTTTTGGCCCTGCCCGCGCTGGCCCTGGCCCAGGACGCGGCCGCCAAACCCGAGTTCCTGTCCATCATGGACGGCAACACCATGTGGACGCTCGTGGCCGCCACGCTGGTCATGTTCATGCAGGCCGGCTTCGCCATGGTCGAAACGGGTCTGACCCGCGCCAAGAACGCCGGCAACATCCTCATGAAGAACATGTTCGACTTCGCCGCCGGCTCCATCGCCTTTTTCCTGATCGGCTACGCGCTCATGTTCGGCGACGACATCGGCGGCTTCATCGGCTTTTCCAACTTCGGTCTGTCCCACGCCAATACCGCTTCCCCTGACGGCCTGTGGAACTACACCTACTGGTTCTTCCAGTGCGTGTTCGCCGCCACCGCCGTGACCATCGTCTCCGGCGCCATCGCCGAGCGCACCAAGTTCATCGCCTATCTGTTCGTCAGCTTCGTGGTCACCGCGCTGATCTACCCCATCTCCGGCCACTGGATCTGGGGCGGCGGCTGGCTGTCCAAGTTCGACGCGCCCATGATCGACTTCGCCGGTTCCACCGTGGTCCACTCCGTGGGTGGCTGGATCGCCCTGGCCGGCGCCATGCTCATGGGGCCGCGCATCGGCAAATACACCGCCGACGGCGTCTCCCGGGCCATCCAGGGCCATAACCTGCCGCTGGTCGCGCTTGGCGTCTTCATCCTCTGGTTCGGCTGGTTCGGATTCAACCCCGGCTCCACCACCGCCGCCACCGGCAACATCGGCCTGATCGCCGTGACCACCAACCTGGCCGCCTGCGCCGCGGCGCTGACCGCCATGATGACTTCCTGGATCCGCTACGGCAAACCCGACGTCTCCATGTCCCTTAACGGCGTCCTCGCCGGCCTGGTCGCCATCACCGCCGGTTGCGCCAACGTCTCGCCCATGGGCTCCATCATCATCGGGCTTTGCGCCGGCATCCTGGTCGTCCTGTCCGTCGAATTCATCGACAAGGTGCTCAAGATCGACGACCCGGTCGGCGCCATCTCCGTGCACGGCGTGTGCGGCGCGTTCGGCACCCTGATGGTGGGTCTGCTCGCCAGCCCGGATTTCGGCGGCGTGGCCGGCCTGCTCTACGGCGGCGGCATGGCCCAGTTCATCACCCAGGTCATCGGCGTGGGCGCGGTGTTCATCTGGGCCTTCGGCACCGGTTTCATCACCTTCTCCCTGCTCAAGGCCACCGTCGGCATCCGGGTCACCGAGGAAGAGGAACTCAAGGGCCTGGACATCACCGAGCACGGCTCCGAAGCCTACAGCGGCTTCCAGATCTTCATCACCGAATAA
- a CDS encoding class I SAM-dependent methyltransferase, whose amino-acid sequence MTQNLSVPQTDFTLLEALAISEIASRAVLESTRLGIFDVLADVSLAPSEVAAKFEFQEAKTEALLALLASLGLLATDAGAYRATPLAAEYLRHDSPFFMGKGMELNQRFIRSIATDFTGLLRGTADLRSDTDALWAVEDTLEGAEQFARIGPLQAAVAFLSGLPGFDRWRRMCDVGGNHGTFAMALLDKNPRLRADLVDLPEVAEAAADRIAARGYADRMTAFSCDLRKTSLESERYDLLFVSHVLYGFMDNLADVLSMFHAALTPGGWVVSHHMSPESRVPASIVQGREFMTRMAGYSTHAIGREFLENVLREVGFDNITVASAGHHQSSLLVAGQKA is encoded by the coding sequence ATGACGCAAAATTTGTCCGTTCCCCAAACCGATTTCACTCTCCTCGAGGCACTGGCGATATCCGAAATAGCCTCCCGCGCCGTCTTGGAAAGCACGCGCCTCGGCATTTTCGACGTTCTGGCCGACGTCTCCCTCGCGCCGAGTGAGGTCGCCGCGAAATTCGAATTCCAAGAGGCGAAAACAGAGGCGCTGCTTGCGTTGCTGGCATCCCTTGGCCTGCTCGCCACTGACGCGGGAGCATATCGGGCAACGCCCCTTGCCGCGGAATATCTCAGACATGACTCCCCGTTTTTCATGGGCAAGGGCATGGAGTTGAACCAGCGATTCATCCGGAGCATTGCGACGGATTTCACGGGGTTGTTGCGCGGCACGGCGGACCTGCGCAGTGATACCGACGCGCTTTGGGCGGTGGAGGACACCCTGGAGGGCGCCGAGCAGTTCGCCCGAATCGGCCCCCTGCAGGCAGCCGTGGCCTTCCTCTCCGGTTTGCCGGGGTTCGACCGATGGCGGCGCATGTGCGACGTGGGCGGCAACCACGGCACCTTCGCCATGGCCCTTCTCGACAAAAACCCGCGTCTTCGGGCGGACTTGGTCGATCTGCCGGAAGTGGCCGAGGCGGCGGCCGACCGCATCGCCGCCAGGGGGTATGCCGACAGGATGACCGCCTTTTCCTGTGATCTGCGCAAGACGTCGCTGGAGTCGGAACGATACGATCTGCTGTTCGTCTCCCACGTGCTTTATGGCTTCATGGACAACCTCGCGGACGTGTTGTCCATGTTCCACGCCGCCCTGACGCCCGGGGGGTGGGTTGTCTCCCATCACATGAGCCCCGAAAGCCGTGTTCCCGCCTCCATTGTTCAGGGACGGGAATTCATGACCCGCATGGCCGGCTACTCCACCCATGCCATCGGCCGGGAGTTTCTCGAGAACGTCCTCCGCGAGGTTGGTTTCGACAACATCACCGTGGCGTCGGCGGGGCATCACCAGAGCAGCCTGCTTGTCGCCGGACAAAAAGCGTGA
- a CDS encoding class I SAM-dependent methyltransferase, giving the protein MESRVAEAPHLDHGNGREEPLRGIPETMLIPLWAKAMETLSARPIVRDPKAVEMLARIDYDFSRFNKARLTQVGVAVRTMLLDDFVRDFLHRNENVVVINLGAGLDTRYHRLALRNVCWYDLDLPEAIAWRRRFFPENETCRCIAKSVFDLSWMDAVEARGPFLLIAEGLFMYFPEERLRPLFRAMVNRFAGAEMLLEILPPFLVGKSNKHESVKMTASVPEFLWSVKNAKDLTAWHPCLQLVTEWNYFDFYKERWKWFGCLARLPGLRGYFASRIAHLHFGNHEKDYPG; this is encoded by the coding sequence ATGGAAAGCCGCGTGGCGGAAGCACCGCACCTGGATCATGGCAATGGCAGGGAAGAGCCTCTCCGGGGCATTCCGGAAACCATGCTCATACCCCTTTGGGCGAAGGCCATGGAGACACTGTCCGCGCGACCCATCGTTCGTGATCCCAAGGCCGTCGAAATGCTCGCGCGCATCGACTACGATTTTTCCAGATTCAACAAGGCGCGCCTCACACAGGTCGGCGTTGCCGTGCGGACAATGCTTCTGGATGATTTTGTGCGCGATTTTCTTCATCGCAACGAAAACGTGGTGGTGATCAATCTTGGGGCGGGTCTGGACACCAGGTACCATCGCCTGGCTCTCCGCAATGTCTGTTGGTACGACCTGGATCTGCCCGAGGCCATCGCCTGGCGGCGCAGGTTTTTTCCGGAGAATGAAACCTGCCGCTGCATCGCCAAATCCGTCTTCGACCTATCCTGGATGGATGCCGTCGAGGCCAGGGGGCCCTTCTTGCTGATCGCCGAAGGCTTGTTCATGTATTTTCCGGAAGAAAGATTGCGACCGTTGTTCCGGGCGATGGTGAATCGATTCGCTGGTGCCGAAATGCTGTTGGAAATACTGCCGCCCTTCCTTGTAGGCAAGAGCAACAAACATGAATCCGTAAAGATGACGGCCAGCGTACCGGAATTTTTATGGAGCGTTAAAAATGCGAAAGACCTAACGGCATGGCATCCTTGTCTCCAGTTGGTAACGGAATGGAACTATTTTGATTTTTATAAGGAACGTTGGAAATGGTTTGGCTGTCTGGCTAGACTTCCTGGCCTTCGCGGATATTTCGCTTCCCGTATTGCGCATTTGCATTTTGGAAATCATGAGAAAGACTATCCCGGATGA